One Terriglobia bacterium genomic window carries:
- a CDS encoding carboxymuconolactone decarboxylase family protein: protein STLVFSAQSASGLPADINPDSRARLPYMQRKNMDDAAQKIFDVLPGRRPDGALGGPLAFAAYNPAVAKVLFDLHNAAVPGTLNPHVRELAILVACRETNYNLEWNGHEPSAVKEGVDPKVIDIVRRKAALTGVNEQDAAVIRLGRQLYTDRKVDSATFAKAVQLFGQRGAMDLVAVMNTYAVSGFYAIAVDEQPAAGKPALGQSR from the coding sequence AGCACGCTGGTATTCTCGGCCCAGTCGGCTTCCGGGCTTCCCGCCGACATCAACCCCGATTCGCGGGCGCGCCTTCCGTATATGCAGCGCAAGAATATGGACGATGCGGCCCAGAAAATTTTCGACGTGCTGCCCGGCCGCCGCCCCGATGGCGCCCTGGGCGGGCCGCTTGCCTTCGCCGCGTACAATCCGGCAGTTGCGAAAGTTCTGTTCGATCTTCACAACGCCGCGGTGCCGGGAACGCTGAACCCGCACGTGCGCGAACTCGCCATTCTGGTGGCATGCCGCGAGACCAATTACAACCTGGAATGGAATGGTCACGAGCCGTCGGCAGTGAAGGAAGGTGTCGATCCCAAGGTCATCGACATCGTCCGCAGGAAGGCCGCGCTGACCGGCGTCAACGAACAGGACGCGGCGGTTATTCGCCTCGGCCGCCAGCTCTACACAGACCGGAAGGTGGACTCCGCCACGTTTGCAAAAGCCGTTCAACTATTCGGTCAGCGCGGAGCGATGGATCTCGTTGCGGTCATGAACACCTACGCCGTCAGCGGATTCTACGCCATCGCGGTCGATGAGCAGCCCGCGGCGGGTAAGCCTGCATTGGGCCAATCCAGGTAG
- a CDS encoding TIGR03435 family protein, producing MNSIFRCCLIAVTLAGTTYAQNKTRPEFEVASVKPSDTSDLRNSYMPTLDVRPGAELRISNRRLDEIIMVAYGIGGNQLSGPQWLTELTTDPTQVARFEIIAKVPEGATKDQVPLMLQNLLEDRFKLKVHRESRPTQVYSLDVSRNGHKLTPSVSDGRRPAGCARSIGTGETYSAAADCYSISMAQLAQQLPALAPAYFREGPVVDHTGLTGSFDIRLEWRRLDELQNGASGKTIIEAVKDLGLDLEKKRENAEVLIVDHCERMPTEN from the coding sequence ATGAACTCGATATTTCGCTGTTGTCTTATTGCGGTGACGCTTGCAGGCACTACTTACGCTCAAAACAAAACACGGCCGGAGTTCGAAGTTGCATCGGTAAAGCCGTCCGATACATCGGACCTGCGGAACAGCTACATGCCTACGCTGGACGTACGGCCAGGCGCCGAACTGCGGATCAGCAACCGGCGGCTGGACGAGATCATCATGGTGGCTTACGGTATCGGAGGAAACCAGCTCTCCGGTCCACAGTGGCTGACCGAACTCACCACGGATCCGACACAGGTTGCACGCTTCGAAATCATTGCGAAGGTGCCCGAGGGTGCAACAAAGGACCAGGTTCCGCTGATGCTGCAGAATCTCCTGGAAGACCGGTTCAAACTGAAAGTCCATCGCGAGTCGAGGCCGACCCAGGTCTATTCATTGGACGTATCGCGCAACGGGCATAAGCTGACTCCCAGCGTATCCGACGGCCGCCGGCCGGCGGGCTGCGCCCGATCCATCGGCACCGGGGAAACCTATTCGGCTGCGGCGGATTGCTACAGCATCAGCATGGCGCAACTTGCGCAACAGTTGCCGGCGCTTGCGCCCGCGTATTTTCGTGAAGGACCGGTCGTGGATCATACCGGTCTGACAGGTTCTTTCGATATACGGCTTGAATGGAGGCGGCTCGACGAACTACAAAATGGGGCTTCGGGCAAGACAATCATTGAGGCTGTAAAGGATCTCGGATTGGACCTGGAAAAGAAACGGGAGAACGCCGAAGTGCTGATTGTTGATCACTGCGAGAGAATGCCGACAGAGAATTGA
- a CDS encoding RluA family pseudouridine synthase, which translates to MDGRAGKRLKLIASAGLAGTRLDAVLAGWLPEALGRPVSKAKVRKLIMAGAVQVNGSRVRNAAIALSPGATIEAHVDPSRLFDDLTARDKRFELTPARILFEDADLIAIDKPSGLPAHPTLDEGRDNLVAAVTRFLAKRDGRAPYIGLHHRLDRDTSGVVLFTKSQRVNAAVAEAFTRRRVVKIYQALAGSHRKLDSEWTIKNQIGKISTKSKRAKYGAVDSDGQAAETSFRVIEQHPHGIWIEAVPRTGRTHQIRVHLAEYGLPILGDDLYGEPSALAPRLMLHASRLTFPHPITGAEVIVKSPLPGDFKSCLNRIAG; encoded by the coding sequence TTGGACGGGCGGGCAGGCAAAAGGCTCAAACTGATCGCAAGCGCCGGGCTCGCCGGGACGCGGCTCGACGCCGTTCTGGCCGGATGGCTGCCTGAGGCCCTGGGCCGGCCTGTTTCGAAAGCCAAAGTTCGAAAACTGATCATGGCGGGAGCGGTTCAGGTGAACGGAAGCCGCGTGAGGAATGCCGCGATTGCGTTGTCTCCCGGCGCGACGATCGAAGCGCATGTTGATCCTTCGAGGCTTTTCGATGATTTGACCGCACGCGACAAAAGGTTTGAGCTGACACCGGCTCGAATCCTGTTTGAAGATGCGGATCTGATCGCCATCGATAAACCGTCAGGCCTTCCGGCGCATCCGACTCTGGATGAGGGCCGGGATAATCTCGTTGCCGCCGTGACGCGATTCCTTGCGAAACGGGACGGACGGGCACCCTACATCGGACTCCATCATCGGCTCGATCGCGACACATCCGGAGTTGTGCTTTTCACCAAATCGCAGAGAGTGAATGCCGCTGTTGCCGAAGCATTCACACGGCGCCGGGTGGTCAAGATTTATCAGGCGCTAGCGGGCTCACACCGCAAGCTCGACAGTGAGTGGACCATCAAAAACCAGATCGGGAAAATCTCGACGAAGTCGAAGCGTGCAAAGTACGGAGCCGTCGATTCGGACGGCCAGGCCGCGGAGACATCGTTTCGTGTCATCGAACAGCATCCGCATGGAATCTGGATCGAGGCGGTTCCGAGGACCGGCCGAACGCATCAGATTCGAGTGCACCTTGCGGAATATGGCCTGCCCATCCTCGGCGATGATCTTTACGGCGAACCTTCCGCACTCGCTCCGCGTCTGATGCTTCACGCCAGCCGGTTGACTTTCCCGCACCCCATAACGGGCGCCGAAGTTATCGTGAAAAGCCCTTTACCCGGGGATTTCAAGAGCTGCCTTAATCGGATCGCCGGGTGA
- a CDS encoding NAD(P)-binding protein, which yields MLIPIPDSVSTDSLHPTVCIIGAGPAGITLACELDGEPFDVLLLEAGETGVSGGSPEDYRGTAENPHPNPAEFRRFCLGGSSSVWGGRCVPYDPIDFERRDYVSNSGWPLSFADVAKHYPRAMEYCDAGRFDFSTNGSIARPAATIPGLAQHRDLQTDCIERYSLPTHFGARYRKKLQTSRNVTTMLQSRCIAINKRQGDDLVESIV from the coding sequence ATGTTGATCCCCATACCTGATTCTGTTTCAACGGACTCGCTCCATCCCACGGTATGTATTATCGGCGCAGGCCCTGCGGGTATCACGCTTGCCTGTGAGCTGGATGGAGAGCCCTTTGATGTGCTCTTGCTTGAAGCAGGTGAGACTGGTGTTTCCGGCGGTTCGCCGGAAGACTATCGGGGAACCGCAGAAAATCCGCACCCCAATCCTGCTGAATTCCGCCGCTTCTGTCTGGGCGGTTCCAGCAGCGTTTGGGGAGGACGATGCGTGCCCTATGATCCAATCGATTTTGAGCGCCGCGACTACGTCTCCAACAGCGGCTGGCCGCTTTCTTTTGCGGATGTCGCAAAACACTATCCCCGCGCGATGGAGTACTGCGATGCAGGACGTTTTGACTTCAGCACAAACGGTTCTATCGCCAGGCCTGCCGCAACGATTCCGGGCCTGGCGCAGCACCGGGACTTGCAAACAGACTGTATCGAGCGCTATAGCCTTCCCACTCATTTCGGCGCCAGGTACCGGAAAAAACTTCAAACATCACGCAATGTGACGACCATGTTGCAATCAAGATGCATCGCCATCAACAAGCGGCAAGGCGATGACCTCGTCGAATCCATTGTGTGA
- a CDS encoding GMC family oxidoreductase has product MIVDAANVRRTVFAKIFVLAVGGIETPRLLLATDVMTNGLGNRSGKLGRYYACHFGNLCARLVCDAAKPAFGFEKTTDGVYCRRKLLFTPEAQRQHRLLNTAFRLHFPDYSDAAHGSAVMSVIYLAKSTLIPKYRKPASRLAHARNVVAGFPQMVKFGWQWLFLRQLAERKLPYTLVPTADGSFPLEFNCEQTPMESSRITLNSDRDRHGLQRVHVAWRVAEHDIAAAFRGFQLLRSAINSTESCRLEFDEGQLATQLSRSTPVGAHHLGTARMAQSPGEGVVNTQCAVFDIPNLYIAGSAVFPTSSHANPTLTIVALALRLGEHLKEKLSGTSVG; this is encoded by the coding sequence GTGATTGTCGACGCGGCAAACGTCCGGCGAACGGTGTTCGCAAAAATATTTGTGCTGGCTGTTGGCGGTATCGAAACGCCACGGCTGTTGCTGGCCACCGATGTCATGACCAATGGTCTTGGCAATCGCAGCGGGAAACTGGGCAGGTACTACGCATGTCATTTTGGAAATCTGTGCGCCCGCCTGGTTTGCGACGCCGCCAAACCGGCATTCGGCTTTGAAAAGACAACAGATGGTGTTTACTGCAGGCGCAAGTTGCTGTTTACGCCGGAAGCGCAACGGCAGCATCGCTTGCTGAACACGGCATTCAGACTGCATTTTCCGGACTATTCCGATGCCGCGCATGGCAGTGCAGTTATGTCCGTCATTTATCTGGCCAAAAGCACGCTGATTCCGAAATACCGGAAGCCAGCATCCAGACTGGCTCATGCCCGTAACGTCGTTGCCGGTTTTCCGCAAATGGTGAAATTCGGTTGGCAATGGTTGTTTCTGCGGCAACTTGCGGAACGCAAGTTACCGTACACATTGGTGCCCACTGCCGACGGCAGCTTTCCTCTGGAGTTCAATTGCGAACAGACACCGATGGAAAGCAGCCGGATTACACTGAACAGCGACCGTGACCGCCATGGTCTGCAGCGTGTGCACGTTGCATGGCGGGTGGCGGAGCACGATATCGCCGCTGCGTTTCGTGGTTTTCAATTGCTGCGTTCCGCCATTAACAGCACCGAATCCTGCCGCCTGGAATTTGATGAAGGACAGCTTGCAACCCAGCTGTCTCGATCTACGCCCGTCGGCGCTCATCATCTCGGAACGGCGCGTATGGCGCAGTCACCGGGCGAGGGCGTCGTCAATACACAGTGCGCCGTGTTTGACATACCTAATCTGTACATCGCCGGCTCTGCCGTATTTCCGACCAGCAGTCATGCCAATCCCACTTTGACGATCGTCGCATTAGCCTTGAGGCTTGGTGAACACTTGAAAGAAAAATTGAGCGGCACGAGCGTCGGTTGA
- a CDS encoding PepSY-associated TM helix domain-containing protein — protein sequence MKEIMEEMDASAPPKLSVSTTWGRWVSQPQTVWLRKAVFQIHLWSGIGFGLYLFVVSVTGSIVVYSNELYVAATRPPVLVTPSGSRLSDDELKAAALRAYPGYWVISMGSSQTPDQAVGISLSGRGGRKDRLFNPYTGTDLGTSVPPGIWAVSKLLELHDDLMGGTTGRSVNGFGAVTLLILAATGIVVWWPGIKNWRRSLTLRWGVGWRRWTWDLHSVIGFWLFGFTVLFGLSGAYLGNPQAFQDFADRIEPVTDTNAGVRVVDRVIYWLAYLHFGRINGIGIPCHGPGLCDQTTKLVWALAGLAPAAMFVTGAVMWWNRVVRKRRAGN from the coding sequence ATGAAAGAAATCATGGAAGAAATGGATGCCTCGGCTCCGCCGAAACTGAGTGTTTCCACAACATGGGGCCGTTGGGTTTCACAGCCGCAAACCGTTTGGTTGCGCAAAGCCGTTTTTCAGATCCACCTGTGGAGCGGAATCGGCTTCGGGCTGTATCTTTTCGTGGTCAGCGTGACCGGCAGCATTGTTGTCTACAGCAACGAACTGTACGTGGCGGCGACACGCCCTCCTGTTCTTGTCACTCCATCGGGCTCGCGGCTTTCAGACGACGAACTCAAGGCGGCCGCGCTGCGCGCGTATCCCGGATACTGGGTCATTAGCATGGGTAGTTCGCAGACTCCGGATCAGGCTGTCGGCATTTCGCTCAGCGGACGTGGCGGACGTAAAGACCGCCTGTTCAATCCATACACCGGCACAGATCTCGGTACTTCTGTGCCGCCCGGCATCTGGGCGGTCTCCAAACTTCTCGAGTTGCACGACGACCTGATGGGTGGAACCACCGGCCGCAGCGTGAACGGTTTCGGCGCGGTGACGCTGCTCATCCTCGCGGCCACGGGAATCGTGGTGTGGTGGCCTGGAATCAAGAACTGGCGGCGCAGCCTGACTCTTCGCTGGGGTGTTGGCTGGCGGCGATGGACATGGGACCTGCACAGCGTGATCGGTTTCTGGTTGTTCGGCTTTACCGTTTTGTTCGGATTAAGTGGAGCATACCTGGGGAATCCGCAGGCATTTCAGGATTTCGCCGACCGGATCGAGCCGGTCACCGATACGAATGCAGGCGTCCGCGTCGTGGATCGCGTGATCTACTGGCTCGCTTATTTACATTTCGGCCGGATCAACGGGATCGGAATTCCCTGCCACGGACCCGGCCTTTGCGACCAGACGACGAAACTGGTATGGGCTCTGGCGGGACTCGCGCCTGCCGCCATGTTCGTGACCGGCGCTGTAATGTGGTGGAACCGCGTCGTGCGGAAGCGGCGCGCCGGGAATTGA
- a CDS encoding ribbon-helix-helix protein, CopG family has translation MLKVTFTVDEQTVNTLKRIATRLNKPQSVIFREAIRHYSEHADQLSPEERDRMLAVVDRIMARKPTRRDAEVAAELAAVRAARKTGGRRTRVA, from the coding sequence ATGTTAAAGGTCACCTTTACGGTTGATGAACAAACCGTCAATACGCTCAAGCGTATCGCAACACGGCTGAATAAGCCGCAAAGCGTGATCTTTCGTGAAGCGATACGTCATTATTCGGAACATGCCGACCAGCTGAGCCCGGAAGAACGCGACCGGATGCTGGCTGTCGTCGATCGAATAATGGCCCGAAAGCCTACCCGCCGCGACGCTGAGGTAGCCGCGGAACTCGCGGCAGTCCGTGCGGCTCGCAAGACGGGGGGCCGCCGCACTCGTGTGGCATGA
- a CDS encoding type II toxin-antitoxin system VapC family toxin, which translates to MIHLDTSALVDSLTGKRRSGLRLRQFIENAERVHLSALVFYEWRRGPRQPQEIKDQEDLFPADQIVTFGAAEALIAARLYRQVKRPRGREIDIAIAACAIAHNADLWTLNAADFKDIPNLKLA; encoded by the coding sequence ATGATCCATCTGGACACGTCGGCTTTGGTAGATTCTCTTACCGGCAAACGACGCTCGGGATTACGTCTGCGCCAATTCATAGAGAACGCTGAAAGAGTTCATTTAAGCGCGCTCGTTTTCTATGAATGGCGTCGTGGTCCAAGGCAACCGCAGGAAATCAAAGACCAGGAAGATCTTTTCCCGGCCGATCAAATCGTGACATTTGGCGCGGCTGAGGCATTAATTGCTGCGCGTCTGTACCGCCAGGTCAAACGTCCAAGGGGTCGAGAAATCGATATCGCAATTGCCGCTTGCGCGATTGCTCACAATGCCGACCTCTGGACCCTCAACGCAGCGGATTTTAAGGACATTCCGAATCTCAAGTTGGCGTGA